TTCATGCTGACTCCGTTCGCCCTTGAGTGGATACTCTGGTCCGGGGCGATCATGACGACGTTTGCTGGTTTTTGCGCACTGGGGCAGACGGATATCAAGAAGAGTCTGGCTTATTCAACTCTGGCTCACCTCGGGTATATGGCGACTGCCATCGGTCTTGGCTTTCCCGGACTGGCCATCATGCACATGGCGATGCATGCCTGCTTCAAGGCCACGCTTTTTCTTTGCTCCGGATCTGTCATCCACGCCTGCCACCACGAACAGGACATGTTCAAGATGGGAGGCTTGTTCAAGAAGATGCCAATCACGGGTATCGCATTTTTCGTCGCAACACTTTCGATTTCAGCAGTTCCATTCACTGCGGGTTATTACAGCAAGGACACCATTATTGCATCCTCATGGGGACTCTACGCGCAGGGCTTGGGTGATCAATATCTCTGGGCATTCATTCTGACTATGGTTGGTGCCTTGCTGACCGCGCTTTACATGGGGCGCATGTTCTTCGTCGTATTTCTGGGCAAACCGAATTCCGAAAAAGCCGAACATGCCAAGGAAAGCAGTTTCTGGATGTTTGTTCCGCTTATTGTTCTCGGGTGGTGCTTGTCTCTCGGAGCCGGCTGGTTCGTATATGATATGAATTGGGCCAATGGTGAGATGAATGCGATGCTTCCATCGGATACAGCCACATTCATGGTCGATGGTTATGATAAATTAAGTGATGACCACAACCTTGTCGGTGGTGGTTGGGCCGCAGCGCATCACGTCTACGAAGAAGCACATGCACCCTGGGTTGAGTGGATCAGTTACGCCTGTATCCTTGGTGGTTTTGTTTTCACTTTTTTCTTCTATGGGCTTGGGGCTTCGGAGGACCGCCTCCAAAAGAAATTCCCAAGCATCTACAAAGTGTTCGAACGCCACGGTTGGTTTGATGATCTCTACGATTGGTATGTGGCCAAGGTGCAGCAGCGTTTTGCCGACTTCATAGGCTTCCTTGATTTGATTTTGATATCCGGATTGGCGGTTCGTGGAACTGCAGGTGTCACTGGTCTTGTTGGCCTGGTCTGCCGCTCTCTTCACGTTGGCAGCCTTCACGCTTATGTTTACTGGTTCCTGCTTGGAGTCATCATCTTTGGAGCCTTTGCGCTAGGGCTGTTATAATGGAAAGTGATTTAAACAGTATTCTTCTGCAACTTGCGATCTATGTCCCGCTGGTCTGTGCCATCGTGTTGATATTTGGCAAGTCACTTGGTGAGACTCCAATTAAAGGAATCGCGGGGATTGGTTTTGTCTTTCCAGCGATTGTCGCAATATATCTTTGCTTTCAGTTTGCCTGTGCGACCAAGGACCCAAGCGGTTATGCTTTCTTGAGTAACTTTGATACGGGACTGCAGGCCTCTGTTGGGATCAGTCTTATGTTAGGGCTGAATGGTATCTCAATGCCACTGTTCCTGCTTGCTGGTCTGGTGGGACTGGCTGCCGGGATTCATGCCATACAGTCTAAGGCTGAACGGTTACCACTCTATCTGCTCTTGCTTCTCATTATGCAGGGCGGCCTCATGGGTGTCTTTGCATCGGTTGATATTTTCTTTTTCTATTTTTTCCACGAGCTGGCATTGATCCCAACCTTCATCATGGTTGGAATTTGGGGCGGGCAGGGGAGACGCTCCTCGGCGATGGAGCTGACGATTTACCTGACCTTGGGAGCTATGCTTTCGCTGCTTGGTTTGATCTATCTGTCAACTGCTTCAGATCTGAATACTTATAACCTCATCGAGTTGCGTAAGTTAGTGGCTGAAGTTCCTTTGAGTCAGGTGATTCAGGAGAATATCTTCGGGCTGCTTTTGTTCGGTTTTGGTATTCTAGTATCGCTCTTTCCATTTCATTCATGGGCACCACGCGGTTATGCTGCCATGCCGACTGGTGCCGCGATGCTTCACTCCGGGGTTCTGAAAAAGTTCGGCCTCTATGGATTGATTCAAGTGGCTGCCCCACTTGTGCCTCAAGGTGTTGCTCATTGGAGTGAACTCTTGGTTTGGCTGGCGCTTGGTAATATTGTGATTATCGGTTTTGTTACGATATCACAGCGTGACCTGAAGCAGATGATCGGTTATAGTTCGGTCATGCACATGGGTTACATCTTCCTCGGATTTGCAACCATGTCCGTGATTGGCGTTGGGGGAGCGGTTCTTCTGATGGTAGCCCACGGTCTTTCCGTCGCACTCATGTTTATGCTGGCGACTGCCGTTTTCAATCGCACACGGACTTACGACATGCATGAGATCGGAGGTCTTGGACCGCATGCCCCGATTCTGGCAGGGTTCTTTGTTGCAGCCTCTCTGGCTTCGGTCGGACTTCCAGGATTCGCTAACTTCTGGGGCGAGTTTACCGTCTTCATCAGTTTGTGGGAAAAATACGCATGGGCTGTCGCTCCGGCGGTGTTGGGAGTCATCATCTCGGCAGTTTACGGCATGCGTGCCATCGCTCGGGTTTTCTTTGGTGAAGAGACTGAGCCCTTTAAGAAGACAGTTGCCGAAGGGAAGATATCGGACATCACAATGGGGGAACGTATCCCTGCATCGATCTTGGTGATTGCATTGGTTGTGATTGGTATTTGGCCACAATCAATTTCGACACCGATTAATAATGCGGTGACTGAGATTTCCGCCTTTACTGAGACACCGACGAAGGTGGCTGATACAGAATCAGAAACAGACAAAATTGCCTCCGTGCAGATTCAAGACGAGGAGGACACCACTTCATGACCTTTGAAGCTTTTAGAGCATTCTCGGCCTCAAACGAATGGGGCCTTCTGTGGCCGGAAATATCAATGGCGCTGCTCGCCTTTGTTATATTAGGCCTGGATATCTTTGTTGCACCGTTGAGGCGTTCAGTTATACCCGCTTTGGTTTTTGCCGGGCAGTCTGCGCTGCTCGTGATTCACTTGTTGAGCATGGGGTGCGTCGCAACCGACAGCATGTTCTTTTCCGGAATGAT
The Rubellicoccus peritrichatus DNA segment above includes these coding regions:
- a CDS encoding NADH-quinone oxidoreductase subunit L is translated as MEPSQILTTILLAPLVSAAIICLFLRRGGYAAAAVSVVAAGVIMVLSLYWLLIWDGVTVHYSTTWLQFGSFHIDIGYLFNYEAATMLFIVAFVGFWIHFFSVGYMDDDKNKGRFFGGLSIFMFSMLGIVLADNLFMIFIFWELVGFSSYMLIAHYWDKGFAADASKKAFIVNRIGDFGFLIGIVWAYHYYGTADLSTITKMIQSGSADALTGIGLLLMCGFVGKSAQFPLQVWLTDAMAGPTPVSALIHAATMVAAGIFFMVRIFFMLTPFALEWILWSGAIMTTFAGFCALGQTDIKKSLAYSTLAHLGYMATAIGLGFPGLAIMHMAMHACFKATLFLCSGSVIHACHHEQDMFKMGGLFKKMPITGIAFFVATLSISAVPFTAGYYSKDTIIASSWGLYAQGLGDQYLWAFILTMVGALLTALYMGRMFFVVFLGKPNSEKAEHAKESSFWMFVPLIVLGWCLSLGAGWFVYDMNWANGEMNAMLPSDTATFMVDGYDKLSDDHNLVGGGWAAAHHVYEEAHAPWVEWISYACILGGFVFTFFFYGLGASEDRLQKKFPSIYKVFERHGWFDDLYDWYVAKVQQRFADFIGFLDLILISGLAVRGTAGVTGLVGLVCRSLHVGSLHAYVYWFLLGVIIFGAFALGLL
- a CDS encoding NADH-quinone oxidoreductase subunit M; translation: MESDLNSILLQLAIYVPLVCAIVLIFGKSLGETPIKGIAGIGFVFPAIVAIYLCFQFACATKDPSGYAFLSNFDTGLQASVGISLMLGLNGISMPLFLLAGLVGLAAGIHAIQSKAERLPLYLLLLLIMQGGLMGVFASVDIFFFYFFHELALIPTFIMVGIWGGQGRRSSAMELTIYLTLGAMLSLLGLIYLSTASDLNTYNLIELRKLVAEVPLSQVIQENIFGLLLFGFGILVSLFPFHSWAPRGYAAMPTGAAMLHSGVLKKFGLYGLIQVAAPLVPQGVAHWSELLVWLALGNIVIIGFVTISQRDLKQMIGYSSVMHMGYIFLGFATMSVIGVGGAVLLMVAHGLSVALMFMLATAVFNRTRTYDMHEIGGLGPHAPILAGFFVAASLASVGLPGFANFWGEFTVFISLWEKYAWAVAPAVLGVIISAVYGMRAIARVFFGEETEPFKKTVAEGKISDITMGERIPASILVIALVVIGIWPQSISTPINNAVTEISAFTETPTKVADTESETDKIASVQIQDEEDTTS